In Lycium barbarum isolate Lr01 chromosome 9, ASM1917538v2, whole genome shotgun sequence, the DNA window GACGGAGGGAGTGCATAAAGTACTAGTAATAAAATCAGTCCATCTTTTCTCTCATATGCATTTTCCTATTTACACTACAATTGCTCTTTTCGTAGTTGTGGAAGACGTCTTGTTGTTGGTTTCCGTTATTTAAAGAAGAAGTTAATGGTTGAGTGAGAAATAAGAGTAGTAGATCATATTcgataagaaaaaaaataaaattggaatCCATAATTGTGATGCTTGTTGTGGATCTCGATCCAATTTGAATAAACACACAAGCATTCCTTTACTCTCAAAGCATCTCTGATACACATGCAGGTGCAGTGCTCCATTTGACTGTGTTACTCATCCGCTTTTTTGCCTAAGTGTAGAAGCAGTCCCCCTGGTTGATTTAGGCATGATCATACAGACTCAAGATATTGAAAAATATGTCCCAAATTTGTTATGTAACCGAACAAtgaaaagaacaaaaaaattaTCTGTTCACACATGAAACTTCTATGGAAAATTTGTGGTTTTCCCCTCAGTAAAAGGCTCTGAGTCAAAACTGTTTCTCTCGAGTCAATCCGGCTGAAGCATGCTACTTCATATGGAGCACAAGTAGTAGGGTTTTCAAATTCTTTTACTGACACAAGTGAGTTATAGGCTGGTCTGACTGAAATTTTGACAATGTCTACCGTGACCAAACAATTTCATGTACACTCAGAAATAAAAGTAATGTACCGCTTGCCTCCATTTCTGTGGAAAGGTTCTTTAACTGTGTTCTTGGCTTTTTACTGATACCCTTGAGTATGGAGAACTCTCACTCTTTATCTGCTTAACGTATGAGAGGTTCATGGCAACTTCTATGACCTGCTATATTGGAATATACAGATACCGCTTGGTGTTCAGCCAATATGCGGCACTATACACTAAATAAGGCCATTGCCCTTTTATttaggttcgaaaccccctaCCTACAACAACAAGAggtttgccttctgggtcgatcTTGTCGCTCAAGGCTTGCTTAGTACGGGTTATCTCTCTTGTATGGTTTGCGGGGTTTATCCTGTGCGCACTCAAAGAGTAGTGactgcgggttcccttgtcataaaaaaaaaaaggtcattgccctttaattgttgtatttttaTTCTTTCCATTTTATCCCTATTTCTTAACGATTTTCCAGACTTAAAAAGGTTACTGAAGCTGAGGGATCGTTCTTGAAACAATCGAAGTCATGTATAAATATGAGTTGTAaacatccgaaccccctcggcgaaaaattacagtgtattttcaaagttaaaattattttgttatgtatatatagtagatgttgaaccccctgacttcttcgtgtatttaccttttagaatttttgaaccccctggatgaaaatcctggctccgccactgctcaaGGCCTCTCCCTTCCATTTCTACAGCAAGTATTCACGAAGTCATTTCCTTTTCACTGGCATACTGAAATGGGGTGGAGTTCCATTGCCTGGAATACAAGATAATCAAGAAGATACTGAGATCTCACTTCCATGTAGTATGTATTGGTATAGTTGACAGCAATATTCAGCCATTATTTATTCTTGAAAATGGACCAGTCAAGGGAACACATAGCAAAAGAAAAGAGTCAAGGTGAACAGGTATTGCCAGTGCCGATTGTAGCTTATTCGCTACGGATTTAACCTAACCCAATATACATGAGAAAAACCACTAAAGTTAAACAATTTGATTATTTGAACTTGTAATTTTAAAAGCATATAAATTCATTGCTAAGAACTTTAAAGGTAAAAGTCATTAAATTTAATTACCTTTGTATTGTCAGATTATAACGCGTCATTCAAGAAAAACGACATCGCTTGCAGTTATTTAAGCAGGCCAAGTGGATAATATGGAAGTATTGATTACAGCAGTCATGCTGTGTGAAGGAGATCAAACTATGAAAACCATGGAAGAATGAGAGGAGACGTGTCGTCACATTTACAACTCGTATTTACCTTTCTTTTTAGCAGTTTTTGGTAGTAGTTATGTAGTGATAGATCTCTGGTTGATTCATTTAAGATGTTACATTGGATGTAAAAGGCAAGTTTCTAAACTTGAAGCTCAACTTTGAGTAAGAGTGCAATGGTCCTGGAGTGAAATTTAGTTTCTAAACAAGGAAGATGTGAAAGTTGATAATGCACACACCTCAAATCTCGTATACATATCCTTTTCTTTAGGACCTCCTTACAACTTCTGTTAGCATGAACAAATACTGGCTTTGCCTGGTTCAAATTCTATTAACTACAGAATTTTCTTGTTCGGCAGGACAGGCTAGGAACATCAGGTATATCAGATCCAAAGATTTATAAATCAAATGCGAAATTTGATAAGTACATATGAAAATCAGTCAGTCGCTACCTAAATCATTTCATTTTTGGCATCACATTCAAACATAAGCTTTTCATGACAAGGTGCCTCCAGTTTAACATAATTACTTGACACCAGCTGCATATAAACCAGTTTCAGTTAAGACTCAAAGAAGAACCATCCAAGCAACATGCTGTAAACATTCTACATAAAATCCTTGATTGTCCATTACTACAAGCTAGTCAAATGGTAAACAGAATACTGACTGCATTTTCTCACACCCAGATTAAGCCCCCAAAATCTGTAAAAATACCCATTCAGCCTTCAAGGGAATCTTTTCAATGGATCAGCTGTCTTGCCAGATCTGGCATCAGTCCAGGCTTTTGCAATCGTCTTCTTCATTTCCTCATCGCCGTCCTCATACATGTTCTGCAAATAAAACAGTGTTCATCACATACAAATCGAAAATAAAAAAGGAACTTTTGCAAAGAAGTGAAGACGTCCACAACATCAGATACTACGAACAAGTTGATACCTTCATCAAATCCATAATTCCTGCCATGGGGTCTTTTTCTTTGTCCAAACTTGGCTTGAACTGCAAGATAACAAGCATGACATGGTTATTAAACAAAGACCATAATCAAAAAGTGAGTAATGAATCCATGGAACATGTAATAACCTTATCCTCTTTGTAATGCAAATCCAACCAGTTCCCTTTGGAGGCTTTGGCTAAGGTGATGACAACCCTAGTGGGTTTAACAAGCACCTTACATTTCTCAGGTGAAATCTCTTTGTTCAGTTTCGGTAAGGAGATGCGATAGTTCTTTCCGTGTACATCATGAAACTTGGCATCAAAAGACATAGGCTTGAAATCTGTCTCCATTTTCTCCTGATCTACTCCTTCCAATGATAGATATATCTGCTTTGGAGAAAAGTGAGccataagagagagagagagagagcaattGAGGGCATTGTAAGACTTCAGAAATCCAGAACTGATAGGAATattatagtaaaaataaaaaCTCTTTACAACTGTGTTGCTCTATGGTTCAGTAAAGATATATAACCAGTTTAACCAAGCTTCTGAAATAAATCTGCTTAGTTTGAAAAGTGTCTTTTGTTAGAAGTGTTTTGTCCAAGAAGTACTTGTAAAGAGTAGCAGTTTATGTTTAGATAAttaatttgaaaagcacttttgtcAATATTAGAGCAGCAAGTTGTGCTAGGCCAAAGTTCCAAAAGTGCACTTGGAGAAAACTACTTTTTTTAGCTGAAAAATAGCTTCTACTACTACTCAAAAAGACTTAATTTTTCCTAAAAGCTTGATCAAACACCTCAATTCTCTAAAAtaagtttttttatttcttttttttttaaaaaaaagaaggtaATTTTGGCTTAGCAGAAACTTCGCCAAAACAAGCTAATAGTCAGAATTAGATGTATGAGTTCTGTTGCAACTGTTGAAAGACCAAATATCCACCTTTCTCATCTCTGCTTTGGTAACCATAGCTTGTATACAAGAAAATTGAACATTTAAATGGCCACAGAGGGGCTCAACCTTAATCCTTTGAATGAAGAGATCATACCTTCACTTTGTCATTGTCCTGATCCCAACTGAACGATGAAACAGAAACATAGTTCAGTGATGGGTTATGGATCACTTTTGGAGCAGTTGAAACTGGAGCTGGTATTTGAGAAGATGATACTGAAGCACCATTTGTTGACAGCTGCAGAACAGCAAAAGACGTTAAGGAATTATGATATCTTTATACAATTTTCAAACTTGCTAACAGAATAACCTTGCACTGAGAACAGATTGAAAAGAGCTGCTAATTCTTATATGTATAACCACATCATAATAGCAACTAAACAAACTACATATGAAACTCTTGGGTGCAGTTTCTGATTCTAGAAGAATGATTCAAGTCAAATTAAATGCTATTGCCTCATTTCTCACAATATTTATATCTCATTTAATAAGTTTTTGAAATATCGAATGGACCAAACTTGTACGTCTCTTAAACTAGTATTTCAATTAAATACTACAATGAGCAACAACAAAAACTTGGATATGATGAAGGGAGATTATAGTGGCCCCGTGTTCTAATCTCATTCATGTATACATCGCCCATTTGTGGAAGTAATGTTACACAGATTcgtaaaatgaaaataatgatcaATCAGTCTCTCCTCAGACCGTTCCTTGGAGCTTTGTTTGCTACCTTACATTATCTCTCCCGAGAAGATTCACTCAACCAGAGttatcacctagtgttttttaaCTCCGCTAGGGATTACACATGAGACGATTCTCAACTCACTTCATTGACCCCCAGACCACACCTTGGGTGCTTTGAAATCTTAGTCTTCTACATAATAGTTGGTCCTAAAATGAAATGAATCATAATAACTCGTACCATTAAATGTTTAAGCATTGAAAGAGCTACAGATAGAGCAGGAACACGAAATATTTTAGCGAAATccgttttattttatttgtgtcttagtttgactgaaCATGGAGtttaaaaacttaaaagaagacttttaacTCTTGTAAGTGTTAAATAAAGATTTGGATAATCTACCAAAATGCCATTTAATTTTGTAGTTGTAAACATGATATGTGGAATGTTGAAATTAAAAAGTTGCCAATTGCAAAAAGAGTCATTCTTGTTTAAAcgaaagacaaacaaattgaaacagaggcaGTAATACCCTACTTCCACCAACAATAAAAGGGGGCAAACAAGAACAAACTGAAACTAAAACCCAAATCAACAGGAAGAACATTTATCCATATCTATTACTTGTAATTTCAGAATACAGACGAGCAAGAATAGACGAGCAAGAATAGTGGAAATAGAAATAAATGAAACCTTTTCCAAGTTACGAATCTCAGAGGAAATGAGAGAAACAACACGTGGCCGTTTTGCTATGTTTTGAAGATGCTTAAGTTCCTCTAAATCCAAAGCTAAGTCGTTTCCTGccattttctactttatttcttCTTTCAAATGAGCAATCCTTTGTTTTGGAAGAGTTCTGAGGTTTTATAGTAGCATAGAAAATGCTAGAAACTGATAAGATTGTTTTTCAATGTATAATAAtagtcttatttattttttatactgAAAGTTCTAGAAGGAAGTTTCGAGACCCCAGTGGCGCGTGAATGTGTGTTAATGGGCTTGGGTGTCCATTTAGTTCAAGTTTGCTGGCCAGGCTCAGAGGGGAGCCTGCTAACGTAATAAGaattgggcaattcgcaggaatggccctattttgggtggtctttaatttttgttcctttaattggtgatctttaatttttgctgtTCGCCTAATACTATGAGGTTTGGAGTTCGAACTCTAgtttagtcaaaaaaaaaaaaaatctcaaggcaGAGTTTTATAGCAAAGTTAGGTCTATTGGGCCAAAATTAGGCCtgcaggcagaattttgcctttaCCTTCAGGCAAAATTCTGTTTTGCGAATCCAAGTCTCTACCTTGctaaattccttttttttttttttactgagctggggttcgaatccAGAATCTCGAGATATTAGGCgcagggaaaaaattaaagaccgccaatttgagggacaaaaattaaagaccatcccagaAGAAGGACAATCCtcgtagagagagagagagagagagagagagagagagagagagagaattttaccattttttgCATGGATTGaccttcaaaggcgctggtctttaatttttttcccctcaaatcgttggtctttaatatttgtcttTCGCCTAAAAAAGTGGCAaaaaatatcccgaggttctgggttcgaactttcgctcagtaaaaaaaaaaagaaaaaaaaattgcaagtcaAGCCTTCGCAAAAAGTTTAAGGTAGAGTTAgccttaaggcaaaaaaaaataaaaaattctactGGAATTCTACAAagttaaggcctaacttttgcccgaataggtcTAGTTTTACAATTGAAATTTCCCTTacgattgtttttttttttttactgagccgggattcgaacccagaacctcgtgGTATTTTAGGctaagggaaaaaaattaaagactagcaatttgaggaataaaaattaaagatcacccccgaataaggacaaTCTAAAATCAGGGGTTATTCAGTTAGTGGAATAACCCATATTCAAAGATAATtcttttataaaatatatataatccGTTGAAAATATATCATTGGCATACGAAAGTCATTCAATTATGTTGTTTATTTAAGGGTGTACATGGACTGGGTTCGTTCGggttttttaaagaccaaaccaaatcaattgcatcgggtttttaaatctttAAATCAATTTAAACCAACAAAAGTCGAGTTTTTCAACCTCAGGTTTTCTCGATTTTTTCGGGTTGCTCGgctttttcgggttttttttttagtaaagtcttcatacaaaacatataacttgtacttcaaatatttcaacttgtacttcaaatatttctttagtcctagtaagatacgactaactaattaagatatttattaagaaaataacacaaaatttgaaatgagagatgacattgtactaaaatattcaacaacaaaaatgtaatgaaattgcataaaaaaaatgatcataatctaaaagtactaagtcatgctataataaatatggctaatttataaggcatatagaaaatgatcataatctaaaagtactaagtcgtgctaaaataagtacggctaatttataaggcatatagaaaatgatcataatctaaaagtactaagtcatgctaaaataagtacagtTAATAAGTTACATTACTAGATattaaagaaagaaaattaaattaatttacgTAATTTCACTTTCGACTGAaccaatataaaactaaagaatagatatcaaacattattgtcatttctagtgttagaattgaatttcttttgttagcattagtattgatttgatttttgttgaattttatttgagttactaatatctatgagctataaaacttattggaccattcaaaattcaaaattgcaagcttgaaataatatgttgaaagacaaaaaactatgaaaaaatttaagaaacaattataaattacattatcaataaatatttttatgtataaaatgtttttgaaattttataaatgtaatatcgggttggtttgattcggttcgactttttttagttaaaaccaaaccaaatcaatagtGTTcggatttttctttttaaaactaaactactagtcgggttttttttctcgatttgatttGGATTATCGGTTTGGTGAGGTTTATCGGtttctttgtacacccctagttgtATTGTATTTTGTATGCCAGTGTTTGTTCAATGATACACTTGACATACAACGTCGTAGTGACGTTTCTTAACTCTGAATTTCGACGCCGTATTAGTCCAAACCACCTTCATCTTCCTCAAGTTTTGTGTATAGTCTCGTTCAAATATTTTTAACGAATTTCAAGCGTATCCACTCAGAAAACAACTACTAAAAATATTTGGACAAGACTACTCTGCTCTCTCACGGACACATACTCCAAATTCAAGTGTCCCCCTTCCCCAGCGATCTTTTGTCTCTCTTGTTCTTGAACCTTTGTTCTTTTCCAAAACCTCAAATCCGAAGAGAGGATACCGAaaccaataaaaaaaaagagttaaagATTGGATTCCAGATAAGACTGTTACGCCTCTCATTTGCGtcatagtagaacctatggtttcctagtcgggtatgccttgggaatagAGGCTCGAGTTCGAGTTTTGGAGGTAAAAAGTGTCTTACtccgtgtacaaaggtaccagcaggtattcctggcaatttgcgggattagaagttgaacaaatcgaatcgacgcgacctGAACTGAGCTGGAGAAGTCTGTAGACACCAGTCattgtcgacgggtcgtcgacatggtcgacggaccgtcattgtGCGGCTTTGATAGGGTTCTGCAACCATGAGCTCTGCAGGCGCAGGTTGACGGGCAAgtcgatgggtcgtcgacccgctcgtcaaaccGCACCGCTGTAACTTTTTTACCtccgagtataaatatgtggttcacgaccCAATGTCTTAGTTTCTCTCTTCTAAATCAGAGAAAATCCTAGTATATTCACTCCCAATATTTCCTATCATAATAgttgagatttggtaagatccgagccccgtaaaacctgagcttgtgaagaagaaggttgcttctagggtttctttaaggttgtgaagcttaggaagttggatttgaagtgattcttggaatcttagacccctcaaggtatgtaaatgatttctacccttgtatttgagttaattatcaagagttttaatgattttaagtaaagggagGGTGCtcatggaagtggtaagttgatgaagggtaagatagtgatttggggttattttaagagatgattggaaatggatttaagtatattttgatatatgagCGTTGTCTTTGTTAttgtgaagttgaagagttgttaagcttacaaggaaaatattgtctataattcgttaagctctatatgtatctAAAGATGGTTAGtgagcgaggtaaatagtctaattgaggcctatgttatcttaactgtagatttacaagttcgagaggtagaaatTGGACGAtcggatatacttcaaggtatgttaaggttatattttctttcctttggcatgatcctatgatatgagccaacgagcgagtaagcgagcttccatattactctactcttagaagcattaggagtacttcagtctttaaTGTTCATGTACCGCGTTTATGATGATTCCTTCTTTTCACGGGTCTAGCTTTATGTATCCAGTCCTATGTaaacagtttattcatgcattacattcattatatatatccatgtacattgacctgtgaccagaaggcgttatatacgtgaatattagatatatatggggtatgagaagagagataggcgttatacacgcattaccacctgatcaattAGTGCACAGTGACGATGGTATTAATTATGGCCgcagaggagccgatatgatatgatgagatgccatagaggcttgacaggcgttatacacgcacatatatcaggcgttatacacgcacatatatctagatgtatgaccttcattgctaggcatgagcatgcatattatgcgcccatagTGGCATTATCAGTTATATAGCTtcatgcagatacatacagatactagtttatacaagtacatgcagatagttatttcagcttatgagttcagatcttattcatggttctta includes these proteins:
- the LOC132609217 gene encoding uncharacterized protein LOC132609217, with protein sequence MAGNDLALDLEELKHLQNIAKRPRVVSLISSEIRNLEKLSTNGASVSSSQIPAPVSTAPKVIHNPSLNYVSVSSFSWDQDNDKVKIYLSLEGVDQEKMETDFKPMSFDAKFHDVHGKNYRISLPKLNKEISPEKCKVLVKPTRVVITLAKASKGNWLDLHYKEDKFKPSLDKEKDPMAGIMDLMKNMYEDGDEEMKKTIAKAWTDARSGKTADPLKRFP